One segment of Mycobacterium spongiae DNA contains the following:
- a CDS encoding acetyl/propionyl/methylcrotonyl-CoA carboxylase subunit alpha: MPSHASSRTASISKVLVANRGEIAVRVIRAARDAGLPSVAVYAEPDAEAPHVSLADEAFALGGQTSAESYLDFEKLLDAAAKSGANAVHPGYGFLSENADFAQAVIDAGLIWIGPSPQSIRDLGDKVTARHIAARAQAPLVPGTPDPVNNADEVVAFANEHGVPIAIKAAFGGGGKGMKVARTIEEIPELYESAVREAVAAFGRGECFVERYLDKPRHVEAQVIADQHGNVVVAGTRDCSLQRRFQKLVEEAPAPFLTDAQRKEIHESAKRICKEAHYYGAGTVEYLVGQDGLISFLEVNTRLQVEHPVTEETAGVDLVLQQFKIANGEKLDLTEDPTPRGHAIEFRINGEDAGRGFLPAPGPVTTFHPPAGPGVRLDSGVESGSVIGGQFDSMLAKLIVHGADRQEALARARRALDEFTVEGLATVIPFHRAVVSDPAFIGDDDGFSVHTRWIETEWNNTVEPFAGGEPVDEEDARPRQKVVVEVDGRRVEVSLPADLALSNDGGDPAGVIRRKPKPRKRGAHGGAAASGDAVTAPMQGTVVKVAVEEGQEVTAGDLVVVLEAMKMENPVTAHKDGTISGLAVEAGAAITQGTVLAEIK, translated from the coding sequence GGACGAGGCGTTCGCACTGGGCGGTCAGACCTCGGCTGAGTCCTATCTGGACTTCGAGAAGCTGCTCGATGCGGCGGCGAAGTCCGGCGCCAACGCCGTCCACCCCGGCTACGGCTTCTTGTCGGAGAACGCCGACTTCGCCCAAGCTGTCATCGACGCCGGCCTGATCTGGATTGGTCCCAGTCCGCAATCGATTCGCGACCTCGGTGACAAGGTCACCGCCCGTCACATCGCCGCCCGCGCCCAGGCCCCGTTGGTACCTGGCACCCCCGACCCGGTCAACAACGCCGACGAGGTGGTCGCGTTCGCCAACGAGCACGGCGTGCCGATCGCGATCAAAGCGGCCTTCGGTGGCGGCGGCAAGGGCATGAAGGTCGCCCGCACCATCGAAGAGATCCCCGAACTGTACGAGTCGGCGGTGCGCGAGGCGGTGGCCGCGTTCGGCCGCGGCGAGTGCTTCGTCGAGCGCTACCTGGACAAGCCCCGCCACGTGGAGGCGCAGGTGATTGCCGATCAGCACGGCAATGTCGTGGTCGCCGGCACCCGGGACTGCTCACTGCAGCGCCGCTTTCAGAAGCTGGTCGAGGAGGCGCCCGCACCGTTCCTGACCGACGCCCAGCGCAAGGAAATCCACGAGTCGGCGAAGCGAATTTGCAAAGAAGCCCACTACTACGGCGCCGGAACCGTCGAATACCTCGTTGGCCAAGACGGGCTGATCTCGTTCCTGGAAGTCAACACCCGCCTCCAGGTCGAACACCCAGTCACCGAGGAAACGGCGGGCGTCGACTTGGTCCTGCAGCAGTTCAAGATCGCCAATGGCGAGAAGCTCGACTTGACTGAGGACCCCACGCCGCGCGGCCACGCGATCGAATTCCGGATCAACGGCGAGGATGCGGGCCGAGGCTTCCTGCCCGCACCCGGACCGGTCACGACGTTCCACCCCCCGGCTGGCCCAGGCGTTCGGTTGGACTCCGGTGTGGAGTCAGGGTCGGTGATCGGCGGTCAGTTCGACTCGATGCTGGCAAAGCTGATCGTGCACGGCGCCGACCGCCAGGAGGCGCTGGCACGGGCCCGCCGCGCCCTCGACGAGTTCACGGTCGAAGGCCTCGCCACCGTCATTCCGTTCCACCGCGCGGTGGTGTCCGACCCGGCCTTCATCGGGGACGATGACGGCTTCTCGGTCCACACCCGCTGGATCGAAACCGAGTGGAACAACACCGTCGAACCCTTCGCCGGCGGCGAACCCGTGGACGAAGAGGACGCCCGGCCACGACAGAAGGTGGTCGTGGAAGTCGACGGCCGCCGTGTCGAAGTCTCGCTGCCCGCCGACTTGGCACTGTCCAACGACGGTGGCGACCCAGCCGGGGTTATTCGACGCAAGCCCAAGCCGCGCAAGCGGGGTGCGCATGGCGGTGCGGCAGCATCAGGCGACGCCGTGACGGCACCCATGCAGGGCACCGTGGTGAAAGTGGCGGTCGAAGAAGGACAGGAAGTCACCGCCGGCGACCTGGTGGTGGTCCTTGAGGCGATGAAGATGGAAAACCCGGTCACCGCCCACAAGGACGGCACTATCAGCGGACTGGCGGTCGAGGCCGGCGCGGCCATCACCCAAGGTACGGTGCTGGCCGAGATCAAATAG
- the lat gene encoding L-lysine 6-transaminase, with protein MTALANARVSAGTPATSPASRQTEPDQVHEVLGHSILVDGFDMVLDLARSSGSYLVDARSGRRYLDMFTFVASSALGMNHPALADDPEFRAELTAAALNKPSNSDIYSVAMARFVETFARVLGDPVLPHLFFVEGGALAVENALKVAFDWKSRHNQARGIDSALGTQVLHLRGAFHGRSGYALSLTNTKPAVTDRFPKFAWPRIDAPYRRPDLDGPAMAALEAESLRQARAAFEAHPHDIACFLAEPIQGEGGDRHFRPEFFAAMRELCDEYDALMIFDEVQTGCGLTGTAWAYQQLGAQPDAVAFGKKTQVCGVMAGRRVEEIADNVFAVASRINSTWGGNLTDMVRARRILEVIEADGLFERAAELGRHLRAQLDELAADFPDVVLDPRGRGLMCAFSLPTSAARDELIHRLWQRRVIVLPAGDHGVRFRPALTVARTDIDAAIAAVRAALT; from the coding sequence ATGACTGCCCTAGCGAACGCCCGTGTGTCCGCCGGTACCCCAGCAACTTCTCCGGCCAGCCGGCAAACAGAGCCCGATCAGGTTCACGAGGTGCTGGGGCACAGCATTCTGGTCGACGGTTTCGACATGGTGCTCGATCTGGCCCGATCAAGCGGTTCCTATCTGGTCGACGCCCGCAGCGGCCGGCGGTACCTGGACATGTTCACATTCGTCGCCTCGTCGGCACTGGGAATGAATCACCCGGCCCTGGCCGACGACCCGGAGTTCCGTGCCGAACTTACTGCGGCCGCCCTGAACAAGCCCAGCAACTCCGACATCTACTCGGTGGCGATGGCCCGTTTCGTGGAGACCTTTGCCCGCGTCCTTGGCGACCCCGTCCTGCCGCATCTGTTCTTCGTCGAGGGCGGCGCCCTGGCGGTGGAGAACGCACTCAAGGTGGCCTTCGACTGGAAGAGCCGGCACAACCAGGCACGCGGCATCGACTCGGCGCTGGGAACCCAGGTACTGCACTTACGCGGCGCTTTCCACGGGCGCAGCGGCTACGCCCTGTCACTGACTAACACCAAGCCGGCCGTTACCGACCGGTTCCCAAAGTTCGCGTGGCCCCGCATCGACGCCCCGTACCGCAGGCCGGACCTCGACGGGCCGGCGATGGCCGCGCTGGAAGCCGAATCGCTGCGGCAGGCCCGCGCGGCCTTCGAGGCTCACCCGCACGACATCGCATGTTTCCTCGCCGAACCCATTCAGGGTGAAGGCGGCGACCGCCACTTTCGGCCCGAATTCTTCGCGGCGATGCGCGAGCTGTGCGACGAATACGACGCCCTCATGATCTTCGACGAAGTGCAGACCGGTTGTGGGCTGACCGGCACCGCGTGGGCCTACCAGCAATTGGGCGCTCAACCCGACGCGGTGGCGTTCGGCAAGAAGACACAGGTGTGCGGAGTGATGGCTGGCCGCCGAGTCGAAGAGATCGCCGACAACGTGTTCGCCGTCGCGTCGCGAATCAACTCGACCTGGGGCGGAAATCTCACTGACATGGTGCGTGCCCGTCGCATCTTGGAGGTGATCGAGGCCGACGGCCTCTTCGAGCGGGCCGCGGAGCTGGGCCGCCATCTGCGCGCACAGCTCGATGAACTCGCCGCCGACTTTCCGGACGTCGTTCTCGACCCCCGGGGCCGCGGCCTCATGTGTGCGTTCAGCCTGCCGACCAGCGCCGCCCGCGACGAGTTGATACACCGGTTGTGGCAGCGTCGCGTAATTGTGCTGCCGGCAGGCGACCACGGCGTGCGATTCCGCCCCGCCCTGACGGTTGCGCGTACCGATATTGATGCCGCGATAGCCGCCGTGCGCGCCGCGTTGACCTAG
- a CDS encoding anti-sigma factor, with protein sequence MTDADLSTTRHQRSTRAVELNVAARLDNLAMLRTLVGAIGAFEDLDLDAVANLRLAVDEVCTRLIRSAAAGATLSLVVDPRDDEVVVEASAACSTHDVVAPGSFSWHVLTSLADDVQTFHNGRRPDAAGSVFGIALTARRTASHR encoded by the coding sequence ATGACCGATGCGGATCTGAGCACTACCAGGCACCAACGCAGCACTCGCGCGGTTGAACTCAACGTTGCTGCGCGCTTGGATAACCTGGCGATGCTGCGCACTCTGGTCGGTGCGATCGGAGCATTCGAGGACTTGGATCTCGATGCCGTGGCGAACTTGAGGCTAGCCGTCGACGAGGTGTGCACCCGGTTGATCCGGTCGGCGGCCGCGGGAGCCACCCTGAGCTTGGTCGTCGATCCGCGAGACGACGAAGTTGTGGTGGAAGCATCCGCCGCCTGCTCAACACACGACGTGGTGGCTCCGGGCAGCTTCAGCTGGCACGTCCTGACGTCGCTCGCCGACGACGTCCAGACTTTTCATAACGGTCGTCGGCCCGATGCCGCCGGTAGCGTCTTCGGCATTGCGTTGACCGCCCGACGTACGGCCTCGCACCGGTGA